One Phragmites australis chromosome 23, lpPhrAust1.1, whole genome shotgun sequence DNA window includes the following coding sequences:
- the LOC133905949 gene encoding uncharacterized protein LOC133905949: protein MPLGQIELPVTFGEPDNFCIEKLTFDVVNFETAYNVILGHPMLGSFITVVHYVYQVLKIPGQKHQSVTKIKDSKLVSLTNASRSAVTTEGENNDGAKDRKAGGGIKALTLDPSEPAKTVKIEVDLDPK, encoded by the coding sequence ATGCCCCTTGGTCAAATCGAGTTGCCGGTCACATTTGGTGAGCCTGACAATTTCTGTATAGAgaagctgacctttgatgttgTGAATTTTGAGACGGCCTACAACGTGATCCTAGGTCACCCAATGTTAGGTAGTTTCATAACCGTAGTTCACTACGTGTACCAGGTGCTCAAGATCCCAGGCCAAAAGCACCAATCTGTCACCAagatcaaggactccaagctcgtGAGCCTCACTAATGCTTCTAGATCCGCCGTCACCACCGAAGGTGAGAACAATGATGGTGCTAAGGATAGGAAGGCAGGTGGTGGAATCAAGGCATTGACCCTCGACCCATCTGAACCAGCCAAGACGGTCAAGATAGAGGTCGAccttgatcccaaatag